In uncultured Bacteroides sp., the following proteins share a genomic window:
- a CDS encoding diacylglycerol kinase family protein yields the protein MNEDPNKWGIIYNPKAGTRKVQKRWKEIKEYIESKNVAFDYVQSEGFGTVEVLARAYASEGYRIIVIVGGDGALNDAINGILTSTAEQVGDIAIGIIPNGIGNDFARYWELSLDYKEAVDWIINNRRKKIDVGYCSYFDAYKHERRYFLNALNIGLGARIVKITDQTKRFWGVKFLSYVASLFLLFFERKLYRMHLRINDEHIRGRIMTVCVGNASGYGQTPSAVPYNGWLDVSVIYGLEPLQLLAGLWMLIQGRILNHKMVKSYRTKMVRVYKARNAEADADGRILPNHYPLEIGILSEAITLIIPN from the coding sequence ATGAACGAAGATCCAAACAAATGGGGGATTATTTATAATCCCAAAGCAGGAACAAGAAAAGTTCAGAAACGATGGAAGGAGATTAAAGAGTACATTGAAAGTAAAAATGTGGCTTTTGATTACGTCCAGTCTGAAGGTTTTGGTACGGTGGAAGTCTTGGCTCGTGCATATGCAAGTGAAGGATACCGTATTATTGTGATTGTAGGAGGCGATGGCGCTCTGAATGATGCAATTAATGGTATTCTAACATCTACAGCAGAACAGGTTGGTGATATAGCTATTGGTATTATCCCTAATGGAATTGGAAATGATTTTGCTCGTTACTGGGAACTGAGCCTGGATTATAAGGAAGCAGTGGACTGGATTATTAACAACCGCAGAAAGAAAATAGATGTGGGATATTGTTCCTATTTTGATGCCTATAAACATGAGCGTCGCTATTTTCTGAATGCTTTGAATATTGGGCTGGGTGCACGAATAGTGAAGATTACCGATCAGACGAAACGTTTCTGGGGAGTGAAGTTCTTATCTTATGTGGCTTCTTTATTTTTATTATTCTTTGAGCGTAAGCTTTACCGGATGCACCTTCGTATCAATGATGAACATATTCGCGGACGGATTATGACTGTTTGTGTGGGTAATGCAAGCGGATATGGGCAAACGCCAAGTGCGGTTCCGTATAATGGCTGGCTCGATGTTTCGGTTATCTATGGTTTAGAGCCTTTACAACTGCTAGCCGGACTCTGGATGTTAATTCAGGGACGCATTCTGAATCATAAGATGGTTAAGTCTTACCGTACAAAGATGGTTCGTGTTTATAAAGCCCGTAATGCTGAGGCTGATGCGGACGGAAGAATCCTTCCCAACCATTACCCGCTGGAGATTGGCATTCTCAGTGAAGCTATTACATTGATTATACCTAATTAA
- the miaA gene encoding tRNA (adenosine(37)-N6)-dimethylallyltransferase MiaA — MIHFDLITILGPTASGKTPFAAALANDLDTEIISADSRQIYKQMDLGTGKDLADYTVNGKQIPYHLIDIAEPGYKYNVFEYQRDFLDAYESIKQKGKLPILCGGTGMYLESVLKGYKLIPVPEDKELRGKLADKSLEELTEILKNYKALHNSTDVDTVKRAIRAIEIEEYYLKEDIKQREFPSINSLIIGVDIDRELRRQKISNRLRQRLDDGMVDEVKLLLDKGIPAEDLIYYGLEYKYLTLYLTSQLTYEEMISQLEIAIHQFAKRQMTWFRGMERRGFTIHWLDATLPMQEKIERVKGLLNS; from the coding sequence ATGATACATTTTGACTTAATAACTATATTAGGACCTACTGCTTCCGGAAAAACCCCTTTTGCCGCTGCCTTGGCAAATGACTTGGATACTGAAATTATCAGTGCCGATTCCCGTCAGATATATAAGCAGATGGATCTGGGTACAGGGAAAGATCTGGCAGATTATACGGTGAATGGCAAGCAAATACCGTATCATCTTATTGATATTGCAGAACCTGGATACAAGTATAATGTGTTTGAGTATCAGAGAGATTTTCTTGATGCGTATGAGTCTATAAAGCAGAAGGGTAAGTTGCCTATTCTTTGCGGAGGAACCGGAATGTATCTGGAATCTGTACTGAAAGGCTATAAACTTATTCCTGTTCCCGAGGATAAGGAATTGCGCGGTAAACTTGCTGATAAATCACTTGAAGAACTTACCGAAATATTAAAAAACTACAAGGCTCTTCATAACTCTACAGATGTTGATACGGTTAAACGGGCAATTCGGGCTATTGAAATTGAAGAGTATTATTTGAAGGAAGATATAAAGCAACGGGAATTCCCGTCTATCAACAGTCTAATTATTGGTGTTGATATTGATAGGGAACTTAGACGGCAGAAGATTTCTAACCGCCTTCGTCAAAGATTGGATGATGGTATGGTGGATGAAGTAAAGCTGTTGCTTGATAAGGGTATTCCGGCTGAAGACCTTATTTATTATGGATTGGAATATAAATATCTCACGTTGTATCTCACTTCTCAACTAACTTACGAGGAGATGATTTCGCAGCTGGAGATTGCAATTCACCAATTTGCCAAGCGGCAGATGACCTGGTTCCGGGGAATGGAGCGTAGAGGATTTACCATTCACTGGCTGGATGCCACTTTGCCTATGCAAGAGAAAATAGAACGAGTAAAAGGTTTACTAAATAGCTGA
- the gap gene encoding type I glyceraldehyde-3-phosphate dehydrogenase produces MIKVGINGFGRIGRFVFRAAQTRNDIQIVGINDLCPVDYLAYMLKYDTMHGQFEGTVEADVEKSQLIVNGKAIRITAERNPADLKWDAVGAEYVVESTGLFLTQEKAQAHIQAGAKYVVMSAPSSDATPMFVCGVNEKSYVKGTQFVSNASCTTNCLAPIAKVLNDKFGIVNGLMTTVHSTTATQKTVDGPSMKDWRGGRAASGNIIPSSTGAAKAVGKVIPELNGKLTGMSMRVPTLDVSVVDLTVNLAKPATYAEICAAMKEASENELKGILGYTEDAVVSADFLGDTRTSIFDAKAGIALTDTFVKVVSWYDNEIGYSNKVLDLVAHMATVNK; encoded by the coding sequence ATGATTAAAGTAGGTATTAATGGATTCGGCCGTATCGGTCGTTTTGTATTCCGTGCTGCTCAGACAAGAAACGACATTCAAATCGTAGGTATTAATGACCTTTGCCCAGTTGATTACTTGGCATATATGTTGAAGTATGACACAATGCATGGTCAGTTCGAAGGAACTGTTGAAGCAGACGTTGAAAAAAGCCAATTGATCGTTAATGGTAAAGCTATTCGCATTACAGCAGAACGTAACCCAGCAGATTTGAAATGGGATGCAGTTGGTGCTGAATACGTAGTTGAGTCAACAGGTTTATTCTTAACTCAAGAAAAAGCTCAAGCTCATATCCAAGCAGGTGCAAAATACGTTGTTATGTCAGCTCCTTCTTCTGATGCCACTCCAATGTTTGTTTGTGGTGTTAACGAAAAATCATACGTAAAAGGTACTCAATTTGTATCTAATGCATCTTGTACTACTAACTGTTTGGCTCCTATCGCAAAAGTATTGAACGATAAGTTTGGTATCGTAAACGGTTTGATGACTACAGTTCACTCTACAACTGCAACTCAAAAAACAGTTGACGGTCCTTCTATGAAGGATTGGAGAGGTGGTCGTGCTGCTTCTGGTAACATTATCCCTTCATCTACTGGTGCTGCTAAAGCTGTAGGTAAAGTAATTCCTGAATTGAACGGCAAATTGACAGGTATGTCTATGCGTGTTCCTACTTTGGACGTTTCTGTAGTAGACTTAACAGTAAACTTAGCAAAACCTGCTACTTATGCTGAAATCTGTGCTGCAATGAAAGAAGCTTCTGAAAACGAATTGAAGGGTATCCTTGGTTACACTGAAGATGCAGTTGTTTCTGCTGACTTCTTAGGTGACACTCGTACTTCTATCTTCGATGCAAAAGCAGGTATTGCTTTGACTGACACTTTCGTAAAAGTTGTATCTTGGTATGACAACGAAATTGGTTACTCAAACAAAGTCCTTGACTTAGTTGCTCACATGGCAACAGTTAACAAGTAA
- the mscL gene encoding large-conductance mechanosensitive channel protein MscL produces MGKSNFLQEFKAFAMKGNVIDMAIGIIIGGAFGKIVSSLVADVIMPAIGVLFGGINFKELKWVIKDAVYGANGKEITAAATLNYGNFLQSMFDFLIIAFAIFIFIKLIIKMSKKNEEAPTPPAPSKEENLLSEIRDILKEKR; encoded by the coding sequence ATGGGAAAAAGTAACTTTCTTCAAGAATTCAAGGCATTTGCTATGAAAGGCAATGTGATTGACATGGCTATCGGTATAATTATCGGTGGTGCATTTGGAAAAATTGTTTCCTCCTTAGTGGCGGATGTTATTATGCCTGCAATAGGCGTTCTCTTCGGTGGCATTAATTTCAAAGAACTAAAATGGGTAATAAAAGATGCTGTGTATGGTGCCAACGGGAAAGAGATAACCGCAGCAGCTACTTTAAATTATGGTAACTTCCTACAAAGTATGTTTGACTTTCTGATTATTGCATTCGCTATTTTTATATTCATAAAATTAATAATTAAGATGAGTAAAAAGAACGAAGAAGCTCCAACACCTCCTGCACCCAGCAAGGAAGAGAACTTACTTTCTGAGATACGAGATATATTGAAAGAAAAACGATAA